From the genome of Denticeps clupeoides chromosome 4, fDenClu1.1, whole genome shotgun sequence, one region includes:
- the cldn12 gene encoding claudin-12 has protein sequence MTCRDIHATNVFSFIIALLSVGGLVVATLVPQWRTMRLITFNVNAKNITVYDGLWTKCVQQDGSSGCYYFDADWYVRVDQLDLRLLQLCLPTGLLLASLALLLIMMGMCKTACCSRSPEDIKNSYCLVNSAGCHLVAGTFLFLGGAVAMPPAVWFLFHTEDLNRRYDDLFSVQFAVYVAIGSAGGLILAALLMFMWYCMCKKLPSPFWLPLPELPVMPNSMSAQLLLPNGMPPSPVAYAPQPIPPAVIDAPGFLPTQGYPASIVAGPPMSPQVYMPPMLAPDGCGSEVGLSQAYSYAPSQSYAPSQSYAPSEGYRRSQRYGSHHYSTRSRLSGIEIDIPVLTE, from the coding sequence ATGACGTGCCGAGACATTCATGCCACCAACGTGTTCTCCTTCATCATCGCCTTGCTGTCGGTTGGCGGCCTTGTGGTTGCCACACTGGTTCCTCAGTGGAGAACAATGCGACTGATCACCTTTAACGTCAACGCCAAGAACATCACGGTGTACGACGGCCTCTGGACCAAGTGTGTGCAGCAGGACGGCTCTTCTGGCTGCTACTACTTTGATGCTGACTGGTATGTCAGGGTGGACCAGCTGGACCTGCGGCTGCTGCAGCTCTGCCTGCCCACGGGGCTGCTGCTGGCCTCGCTGGCTCTGCTGCTCATCATGATGGGCATGTGCAAGACGGCCTGCTGCTCGAGAAGCCCGGAGGACATCAAGAACAGCTACTGCCTTGTCAACAGCGCAGGCTGCCACCTAGTGGCTGGGACGTTTCTCTTCTTGGGTGGGGCGGTGGCCATGCCGCCTGCGGTGTGGTTCTTGTTTCACACAGAGGACCTGAATCGCCGCTACGACGACTTGTTTTCCGTGCAGTTTGCTGTATACGTGGCCATCGGCAGCGCGGGGGGGCTTATTCTCGCCGCTCTGCTCATGTTTATGTGGTACTGCATGTGCAAGAAACTGCCCTCGCCATTCTGGCTGCCACTCCCCGAGCTGCCGGTCATGCCCAACAGCATGTCTGCGCAGCTGCTCTTGCCTAATGGCATGCCGCCCTCTCCGGTCGCCTACGCCCCACAGCCAATTCCTCCTGCAGTTATTGATGCCCCTGGTTTTCTTCCCACTCAGGGGTACCCTGCCAGCATTGTAGCTGGGCCACCTATGTCCCCACAAGTCTACATGCCACCCATGCTTGCCCCAGACGGTTGTGGGTCGGAAGTGGGTCTCTCGCAAGCATACAGCTACGCCCCGTCCCAAAGCTACGCCCCGTCCCAAAGCTACGCCCCTTCTGAGGGCTACAGGCGATCCCAGAGATATGGCAGCCACCACTACTCGACACGCTCGCGTCTGTCTGGCATAGAGATTGACATTCCAGTCCTAACTGAGTAA